The following proteins come from a genomic window of Paramicrobacterium humi:
- a CDS encoding prephenate dehydrogenase, with protein sequence MSQKRAPLVDPSKNLARFDGHVRIVGTGLLGASIGLALTGDGLDVALADASPSQLRLAVDYGAGRPAAETDDPDLIIVAVPPDVTADVIAAELERYPRAVVTDVASIKSEPFIELTRRGLDLTNYIGSHPMAGRERGGAISARADLFVGRPWVICRDESTPRQALALIEDLALDLGAVPIEMTPDEHDDAVGLISHVPQLVSSLLAARLVDAPDAALRLTGQGLRDTVRIASSQPELWVQILGANAAPVADVLTALRKDLDSVIDALEHPDARGSRRHLADAIAAGNIGVARLPGKHGQDQRFAQIVVMVDDRPGELGRLLTELGEINVNMEDLRLEHSPGTAVGLAEISVLPEVKQRTIEDLEARGWRIASV encoded by the coding sequence GTGAGCCAGAAGCGGGCGCCCCTCGTCGACCCGTCGAAGAACCTCGCGCGCTTCGACGGGCACGTCCGCATCGTCGGGACCGGGCTTCTCGGCGCGAGCATCGGCCTCGCGCTCACGGGCGACGGCCTCGACGTCGCCCTCGCCGACGCGTCACCGTCGCAGCTGCGCCTCGCCGTCGACTACGGAGCCGGCCGGCCTGCCGCCGAGACCGACGACCCCGACCTCATCATCGTCGCCGTGCCGCCGGACGTCACAGCCGACGTCATCGCCGCGGAGCTCGAGCGCTACCCGCGCGCCGTCGTCACCGATGTGGCGAGCATCAAGAGCGAGCCGTTCATCGAGCTCACCCGCCGGGGCCTCGACCTCACCAACTACATCGGTTCGCACCCCATGGCGGGCAGGGAGCGCGGCGGCGCCATCTCGGCGCGCGCCGACCTGTTCGTCGGCCGGCCCTGGGTGATCTGCCGTGACGAGTCCACGCCGCGGCAGGCCCTCGCCCTCATCGAGGACCTCGCTCTCGATCTCGGCGCGGTGCCGATCGAGATGACGCCCGACGAGCACGACGACGCGGTCGGCCTCATCTCGCACGTCCCGCAGCTCGTCTCGAGTCTGCTCGCCGCGCGCCTCGTCGACGCGCCTGACGCCGCACTCCGGCTCACCGGTCAGGGGCTGCGCGACACCGTGCGCATCGCCTCGAGCCAGCCCGAGCTGTGGGTGCAGATCCTCGGCGCGAACGCGGCCCCGGTGGCCGACGTGCTGACGGCGCTGCGCAAGGACCTCGACTCGGTCATCGACGCGCTCGAGCACCCGGACGCCCGCGGGTCCCGGCGCCACCTCGCCGACGCGATCGCCGCGGGCAACATCGGTGTCGCGCGCCTGCCCGGCAAACATGGTCAGGATCAGCGCTTCGCCCAGATAGTCGTCATGGTCGACGACCGGCCGGGCGAGCTCGGTCGGCTTCTCACCGAACTCGGTGAGATCAACGTCAACATGGAGGACCTCCGCCTCGAGCACTCGCCGGGAACCGCCGTCGGTCTCGCGGAGATCAGCGTCCTCCCCGAGGTCAAGCAGCGCACCATCGAGGATCTCGAGGCGCGCGGCTGGCGGATTGCGAGCGTGTGA
- the cmk gene encoding (d)CMP kinase, whose product MADIVVAVDGPAGSGKSSVSKAAALRLDFNFLDTGAAYRALAWYVIERGVEAGDPRAVVDILPDWDYHIGVDPDTYAVHVGETDVTEAIREPRISGVVSSVARVPKVRSHVNDMFRDIMRRAPKDGIIVEGRDITTVVAPDAPVRILLTAAEEVRMARRSAELTTENAGDVAAQLRKRDAADSRVVDFMTAADGVVTVDSTTLDFDQTVDAVLDVIARQTARTSNG is encoded by the coding sequence ATGGCAGACATCGTCGTAGCGGTCGACGGCCCCGCGGGGTCCGGCAAGTCGAGCGTCTCGAAGGCGGCAGCGCTCCGCCTCGACTTCAACTTCCTCGACACCGGCGCCGCGTACCGGGCGCTCGCCTGGTACGTCATCGAACGCGGTGTCGAGGCGGGCGACCCGCGAGCGGTTGTCGACATCCTGCCCGACTGGGACTACCACATCGGCGTCGACCCCGACACCTACGCCGTCCACGTGGGGGAGACCGACGTGACGGAGGCGATCCGCGAGCCGCGCATCTCCGGCGTCGTGAGCAGCGTCGCCCGAGTGCCCAAGGTGCGCAGCCACGTCAACGACATGTTCCGCGACATCATGCGACGCGCCCCGAAGGACGGCATCATCGTCGAAGGCCGCGACATCACGACTGTCGTGGCCCCTGACGCCCCCGTGCGGATCCTGCTGACCGCGGCGGAAGAGGTTAGAATGGCCAGGCGCTCCGCCGAGCTGACCACCGAGAACGCCGGTGACGTCGCCGCACAACTTCGGAAGCGTGACGCCGCGGATTCGCGCGTCGTCGACTTCATGACCGCCGCAGACGGCGTCGTGACCGTCGACTCCACCACCCTGGACTTCGATCAGACCGTCGATGCAGTGCTCGACGTGATCGCCCGGCAGACCGCAAGGACGAGCAATGGCTGA
- the der gene encoding ribosome biogenesis GTPase Der, with amino-acid sequence MAETPPENDYDASEDNLAETLSALDENEEAQRADALRRGLQDYELDEGDLEVLDAASENPDEVTFLPALPVLAIVGRPNVGKSALVNRILGRREAVVEDTPGVTRDRVSYKAEWNGRRFTVVDTGGWEPDAKGIDASVAAQAEVAMDLADAVLFVVDANVGATSTDEHVVKLLRRVKKPVFLAANKVDDIRQEPNAAVLWSLGLGEPRPVSALHGRGVADLLDDILKVLPEVSRVAKDEVGGPRRVAIVGRPNVGKSSLLNKAAGEDRVVVNELAGTTRDPVDEQVEIGGKIWRFVDTAGIRRRVHLQQGADFYASLRTSAAVEKAEVAVVVIDVSQPISEQDVRIIDLVLESGRALVLAFNKWDLLDDERRRYLEREIEQDLAHVSWAPRVNISARTGRHLEKLVPALETALESWDTRIPTGKFNAFLAELVAEHPHPLRGGKQPRVLFGTQASTRPPTFVLFTTGFLDPGYRRFIQRRLREIYGFEGSPIVINMRVREKRQR; translated from the coding sequence ATGGCTGAGACACCGCCCGAGAACGACTACGACGCGAGCGAGGACAACCTCGCCGAGACGCTCAGCGCCCTCGACGAGAACGAGGAGGCGCAGCGCGCCGACGCCCTGCGTCGAGGCCTTCAGGACTACGAACTCGACGAGGGCGACCTCGAGGTGCTCGACGCCGCCTCCGAGAACCCCGACGAAGTCACGTTCCTGCCCGCGCTTCCCGTGCTCGCGATCGTCGGCCGCCCGAACGTGGGCAAGTCGGCGCTCGTGAACCGCATCCTCGGTCGTCGCGAAGCGGTCGTCGAGGACACCCCCGGCGTCACGCGCGACCGCGTGTCGTACAAGGCCGAGTGGAACGGGCGCCGGTTCACCGTCGTCGACACGGGCGGCTGGGAGCCCGACGCGAAGGGCATCGACGCGTCCGTCGCCGCGCAGGCGGAAGTCGCCATGGACCTCGCCGACGCGGTGCTGTTCGTCGTGGACGCGAACGTCGGCGCCACGAGCACCGACGAGCACGTCGTGAAGCTCTTGCGCCGGGTGAAGAAGCCCGTCTTCCTCGCCGCCAACAAGGTCGACGACATCCGGCAGGAGCCCAATGCGGCCGTGCTGTGGTCGCTCGGCCTCGGCGAGCCGCGTCCCGTCTCGGCTCTGCACGGCCGCGGCGTCGCCGACCTGCTTGACGACATCCTCAAGGTGCTTCCCGAAGTGTCGCGCGTGGCGAAGGACGAGGTCGGCGGCCCCCGCCGCGTCGCGATCGTCGGCCGCCCCAACGTCGGCAAGTCGAGCCTGCTGAACAAGGCCGCGGGAGAAGACCGCGTCGTCGTCAACGAGCTCGCGGGAACCACGCGGGACCCCGTGGACGAGCAGGTCGAGATCGGTGGGAAAATCTGGCGGTTCGTCGACACCGCCGGCATCCGTCGTCGCGTTCACCTGCAGCAGGGCGCCGACTTCTACGCGTCGCTGCGCACGAGCGCGGCGGTCGAGAAGGCCGAGGTCGCTGTCGTCGTCATCGACGTCAGCCAGCCGATCAGCGAGCAGGACGTGCGCATCATCGACCTCGTGCTCGAATCCGGCCGCGCCCTCGTTCTCGCGTTCAACAAGTGGGACCTGCTCGACGACGAGCGTCGCCGCTACCTCGAGCGCGAGATCGAACAGGATCTCGCGCACGTGTCGTGGGCGCCGCGCGTGAACATCTCCGCGCGGACGGGCCGCCACCTCGAGAAGCTCGTGCCCGCGCTGGAGACGGCGCTCGAGTCGTGGGACACGCGCATTCCGACGGGCAAGTTCAACGCGTTCCTCGCCGAGCTCGTCGCGGAGCACCCGCACCCGCTGCGCGGCGGCAAGCAGCCGCGCGTGCTGTTCGGCACGCAGGCGTCCACGCGCCCGCCGACGTTCGTGCTGTTCACGACGGGATTCCTCGACCCCGGGTACCGTCGCTTCATCCAGCGCCGCCTGCGGGAGATCTACGGCTTCGAGGGCAGCCCGATCGTCATCAACATGCGCGTGCGCGAGAAGCGCCAGCGGTAG
- a CDS encoding NUDIX hydrolase, which translates to MPRIVPPAPGEPRRPHGPRNPGDAWVEGDRGRYWGRFGAAGLLAWDPARGILLQHRAEWSDRGGTWGLPGGALHEGEDAIDGALREAHEEAAVPASALSARFASVFSVGYWSYTTVVAEVRESFEPAINDPESIALEWVPVDRVAELPLHPGFAAAWPMLSAQLGRRPQLVVDAANVVGARPDGWWKDRAAAAERLRDGLHTLVHHGVDADDLGLPGSRWCPDVTLVVEGKARGIADVDGIRVVNAPHEGDSEIVEQVSALVAEHPNDVTMITSDRELTSRVESRGGRVHGAGWLWERIDEAAKR; encoded by the coding sequence GTGCCACGCATCGTCCCGCCCGCTCCGGGTGAACCCCGCCGCCCTCACGGTCCCCGCAACCCCGGAGACGCGTGGGTGGAGGGGGACCGGGGCCGCTACTGGGGACGCTTCGGCGCCGCAGGGCTGCTCGCCTGGGATCCTGCCCGCGGCATCCTGCTGCAGCACCGCGCCGAGTGGAGCGACCGCGGCGGCACGTGGGGACTGCCCGGCGGCGCGCTGCACGAGGGCGAGGACGCGATCGACGGCGCGCTGCGCGAGGCTCACGAAGAGGCTGCTGTGCCGGCATCCGCTCTCTCTGCCCGGTTCGCGTCGGTGTTCTCGGTCGGCTACTGGTCGTACACGACGGTCGTCGCCGAGGTGCGGGAGAGCTTCGAGCCGGCGATCAACGACCCCGAGTCGATCGCACTCGAGTGGGTGCCGGTCGACCGCGTCGCCGAGCTTCCGCTTCACCCGGGCTTCGCCGCGGCGTGGCCGATGCTGAGCGCCCAGCTGGGGCGGCGCCCGCAGCTCGTCGTCGATGCCGCGAACGTCGTCGGCGCTCGCCCGGACGGCTGGTGGAAGGATCGCGCCGCCGCGGCGGAGCGCCTGAGGGACGGCCTGCACACGCTCGTGCACCACGGCGTCGACGCCGACGACTTGGGCCTGCCCGGCAGCCGCTGGTGCCCTGACGTGACTCTCGTGGTCGAGGGCAAGGCCCGTGGCATCGCGGATGTCGACGGCATCCGCGTGGTGAACGCGCCGCACGAGGGTGACAGTGAGATCGTGGAGCAGGTGTCCGCTCTCGTGGCGGAGCACCCGAACGATGTCACGATGATCACGAGCGACCGGGAGCTGACCTCCCGCGTCGAGAGCAGGGGAGGGCGCGTGCACGGAGCCGGCTGGCTGTGGGAGCGCATCGACGAGGCGGCGAAGCGATGA
- a CDS encoding DUF1684 domain-containing protein: MTELDAFRGRWSAWRHDRNDEMRGPRSPLAFVWGEHVTEDDQVVEPAPGRWSPLPAERGLRVRADAADGVRIGGELVDGEATLHWLSLDGPTTAEFPDGSEGVVFSYDGEKFALQVWNKDSERMRRFDRIDVFDYAPEWLVPARIKPPQEERTVTIAHYRDPRPVDVPVAAEVVLTVGEHFYVLLATEHEGSLTIPFRDATNGESSYGAGRVLDLPLTGPDAVKVGDVAFVDLNRARLLPCAFSPAWNCPLPPAENVLPIAIEAGEKWPVDAEGTALD; the protein is encoded by the coding sequence ATGACCGAGCTCGACGCCTTCCGCGGGCGCTGGAGCGCCTGGCGCCACGACCGCAATGACGAGATGCGCGGACCGCGCAGCCCGCTCGCCTTCGTGTGGGGCGAGCACGTCACCGAGGACGACCAGGTGGTCGAGCCCGCTCCCGGTCGCTGGTCGCCGCTTCCGGCCGAACGCGGCTTGAGAGTGCGAGCGGATGCCGCCGACGGCGTCCGCATCGGCGGCGAGCTCGTCGACGGCGAGGCGACGCTGCACTGGCTCTCGCTCGACGGGCCCACGACGGCGGAATTCCCTGACGGCTCGGAGGGCGTCGTGTTCAGCTACGACGGCGAGAAGTTCGCGCTGCAGGTGTGGAACAAGGACTCCGAGCGCATGCGGCGCTTTGACCGCATCGACGTGTTCGACTACGCGCCCGAGTGGCTCGTGCCTGCACGCATCAAACCGCCGCAGGAGGAGCGCACGGTCACGATCGCGCACTACCGCGACCCGAGGCCCGTCGATGTCCCGGTCGCGGCCGAGGTCGTGCTCACCGTGGGGGAGCACTTCTACGTGCTGCTCGCCACCGAGCACGAGGGCTCCCTGACGATCCCGTTCCGCGACGCGACAAACGGCGAGAGCTCCTACGGTGCGGGGCGAGTGCTCGACCTGCCGCTGACCGGACCGGATGCCGTCAAGGTCGGAGACGTCGCCTTCGTCGACCTCAACCGCGCGCGCCTCCTGCCGTGCGCGTTCAGCCCGGCGTGGAACTGCCCACTGCCGCCGGCCGAGAACGTGTTGCCGATCGCCATCGAAGCTGGGGAGAAGTGGCCGGTGGATGCCGAGGGCACAGCGCTCGATTGA
- a CDS encoding AAA family ATPase, producing MTRYFLTRVSVEGFRGINNDGDPLVLSFKSDRVNSVFAPNGSGKSSLYEALEYAFRGSVARLNQMQSAESPANYIANLFHSQRKATIEVTLAPDDGGSDVKIVVERESSGERTVSSVDVSDPDALLASMNEDFALLDYAAFNRFIEDTALTRGRSFSSLLGLSEYGEFLRTLKAVSNSQTFKSDLEVAQLEAENTSLRARADEALRDFVAHYRTLTAREIDDVSRADRWGDEVLSSLRGVALLSPLLEDCSSLAAVNFAALKNAVFEAESGAVRERLATLTTTRNLLDERVASRAPVDASKDLERRLSEYDEALSAAAESELQGLLSAASEYLHLHEDTSACPLCERPGADGLAERVDERLDALAELKRCEEALRTEVFNGVFVSRLGLLEQGTVPPLDDMSSVAAALRTQVQTGINLTDDDIRSAESRLTTLEGLLALRAESVATALEKIEASLPPSLVHLAELVATAEAARTELTRHIEAKSEADKAQRKLDAITDWKRFIDSSYRTFASAESKMSQRILGELRTDYQEIFAGIMSVGDIVPNLNRANGTEQLTVELSKFHSAESVSARAVLSESYRNALAISVFLSAAARHGRAPRFVVLDDVTSSFDAGHQYRMMEQLRTRLQHDGSNDGLQVILLSHDVTLEKYFDRLDDGQSWHHQKLQGWPPLTPVKSHNQNVDRLRDDAEKHLRAGRTSEGAGLMRQYLEFVLQQVIRKLQIPVPIDLAVNEHAIMVGSCLDAIVDAVKTREKLGTIVLEQQQISDLTGRHVPAIVANWVSHYGSSGSAVFSPPSLLAVLGDIDGIRRCFQYDESGSGNWRFYKSLTKRF from the coding sequence TTGACTCGCTACTTCTTGACTCGCGTGTCTGTCGAAGGATTTCGCGGAATCAACAATGATGGCGATCCCCTTGTGCTTTCGTTCAAGTCGGATCGCGTCAACTCTGTGTTCGCACCGAACGGCTCGGGCAAGAGTTCGCTGTACGAGGCACTCGAGTATGCGTTCAGGGGCAGCGTCGCGCGTCTAAACCAAATGCAGTCTGCAGAGAGCCCCGCCAACTACATCGCAAATCTCTTTCATTCTCAGCGAAAGGCAACGATCGAGGTCACACTCGCTCCGGATGACGGGGGCTCGGACGTCAAGATCGTGGTCGAACGCGAGTCATCCGGCGAGCGAACGGTGTCGTCAGTCGACGTATCTGACCCAGACGCACTCCTTGCCTCGATGAACGAGGACTTCGCACTACTCGACTATGCGGCATTCAACCGGTTCATCGAGGATACAGCTCTTACTCGAGGTCGATCTTTCTCTTCTCTTCTTGGGCTCTCGGAGTACGGCGAGTTTTTGCGGACGCTGAAAGCCGTGTCCAACAGTCAGACATTCAAGTCAGATCTTGAAGTTGCTCAGCTCGAGGCCGAGAATACGAGTTTGCGAGCCAGGGCCGACGAAGCGCTGCGGGATTTTGTAGCCCACTACCGGACGCTGACTGCCCGAGAGATCGACGATGTTTCGCGAGCTGACCGCTGGGGCGACGAAGTCCTCTCCTCACTCCGAGGAGTTGCTCTGCTATCCCCTCTCCTGGAGGACTGTTCCAGCCTCGCAGCGGTTAATTTCGCTGCGTTGAAGAACGCAGTCTTCGAAGCAGAGAGTGGGGCGGTACGCGAACGACTTGCCACTCTCACGACGACGCGAAACCTCTTGGACGAGAGAGTGGCTTCACGCGCTCCAGTTGACGCTTCGAAGGACCTTGAGCGTCGGCTGAGCGAGTATGACGAAGCCTTGTCGGCAGCGGCAGAATCGGAGCTACAGGGCTTACTCTCCGCCGCGAGCGAGTACCTTCATCTTCATGAGGACACATCGGCATGCCCGCTTTGCGAGCGGCCCGGAGCCGACGGGCTAGCGGAGCGAGTCGATGAACGACTTGACGCCCTCGCGGAGCTGAAGCGTTGCGAAGAGGCGCTTCGCACCGAAGTCTTCAATGGTGTTTTCGTCTCTCGCCTTGGTCTACTGGAGCAAGGTACGGTTCCGCCGCTTGATGATATGTCCTCTGTCGCGGCGGCCTTGCGAACCCAAGTACAGACTGGGATCAACCTGACGGATGACGACATCAGATCCGCAGAGTCCCGATTAACAACCCTCGAAGGACTACTTGCCCTGCGGGCGGAGTCAGTTGCGACTGCGCTTGAGAAGATCGAGGCCTCCCTGCCCCCGTCGCTGGTTCACCTAGCGGAACTCGTCGCCACCGCGGAAGCCGCACGTACTGAACTAACCAGGCATATTGAAGCAAAGTCTGAGGCGGACAAGGCTCAACGCAAGCTTGACGCCATCACTGACTGGAAGCGCTTCATCGACTCGTCCTACCGAACGTTTGCGAGCGCGGAATCCAAAATGTCTCAGCGGATCCTTGGAGAGCTGCGCACGGACTACCAAGAGATCTTCGCGGGCATCATGAGTGTCGGTGACATCGTGCCAAATCTCAATCGCGCAAACGGCACGGAACAGCTCACTGTAGAACTATCGAAGTTTCACAGCGCCGAGTCTGTATCGGCGCGTGCGGTGTTGTCGGAGAGTTACCGGAACGCGCTTGCGATCTCGGTCTTTCTCTCCGCTGCAGCACGCCATGGACGAGCTCCACGGTTCGTCGTACTCGACGACGTAACGTCGAGTTTCGATGCCGGCCATCAGTACCGCATGATGGAGCAACTCAGAACTCGGTTGCAACATGACGGATCCAATGATGGCCTTCAGGTCATTCTGCTAAGTCATGACGTGACGTTGGAGAAGTACTTCGATCGCCTGGATGACGGACAAAGTTGGCATCACCAGAAGCTGCAGGGCTGGCCCCCGCTAACTCCTGTTAAGTCTCACAACCAGAACGTTGACCGCCTTCGCGACGATGCCGAGAAACATCTCCGAGCTGGACGGACTTCGGAGGGCGCGGGACTCATGCGGCAGTACTTGGAGTTCGTTCTTCAGCAAGTTATCCGCAAGCTCCAGATACCTGTACCAATCGATCTCGCAGTGAACGAGCATGCCATCATGGTGGGTTCATGCCTGGATGCCATTGTTGATGCAGTCAAAACCCGTGAGAAGCTTGGCACGATCGTGCTAGAGCAACAGCAGATCTCCGATCTCACGGGGCGACACGTGCCTGCCATCGTTGCTAACTGGGTGAGCCATTACGGAAGTTCCGGGTCGGCGGTATTCTCGCCACCATCCTTGCTTGCGGTGCTCGGCGACATAGATGGCATCCGACGATGCTTCCAGTACGACGAATCCGGAAGCGGTAACTGGAGATTCTACAAGTCGCTGACCAAACGCTTTTAA
- a CDS encoding transcriptional regulator gives MSLRNSARSSGRSSNLLRLNDDCAFVARVHAGENGVSPSLLSRLGNGLKPDTDGFATIIAWLRLPAEEFFAHEGQRDANDNPEPDLMAQLAPLLRARKDLSETDVRYLQQVIGATIERARAQE, from the coding sequence GTGAGCCTGCGCAACAGTGCACGCTCGTCGGGTAGGTCATCGAATCTCCTTCGCCTCAACGACGATTGCGCGTTCGTCGCGCGCGTACATGCTGGCGAGAACGGCGTGAGCCCCTCCTTGCTATCCCGGCTCGGCAACGGCCTCAAGCCGGACACCGACGGCTTCGCCACAATCATCGCCTGGCTCCGACTCCCGGCCGAGGAATTCTTCGCGCACGAGGGACAGCGCGATGCCAACGACAACCCCGAACCCGACCTCATGGCGCAGCTCGCGCCGCTCCTGCGCGCCCGGAAGGATCTCAGCGAGACCGACGTCAGGTACCTGCAACAGGTGATCGGCGCGACCATAGAACGTGCACGGGCCCAGGAATGA
- a CDS encoding ImmA/IrrE family metallo-endopeptidase, with the protein MSGRKRTVRALIPNASGVVILENDAQPLTRRRTSMCHELAHVILEHQFGVSFPTRASVGWVATKKLKPTGSPGTMLIPNDGAFRLARASATDEETADAYNVSLGIAPGE; encoded by the coding sequence GTGAGCGGACGGAAGCGCACTGTCCGGGCCCTGATCCCGAACGCGAGCGGGGTAGTCATCCTAGAGAACGACGCTCAGCCCCTGACCCGTCGTCGCACCTCCATGTGCCACGAACTCGCCCACGTCATCCTGGAGCACCAGTTTGGCGTCTCCTTTCCGACGAGAGCAAGTGTGGGCTGGGTGGCGACCAAGAAGCTGAAGCCGACTGGCTCCCCGGGGACGATGCTGATCCCCAACGACGGAGCCTTCCGGCTCGCCCGAGCGAGCGCCACCGACGAGGAGACAGCGGATGCCTACAACGTCAGCCTCGGGATCGCCCCTGGAGAATGA
- a CDS encoding AAA family ATPase, with product MSELGGLDVLGTLSLIHRRLDGAISRNGELAWTWRDPFDRPDTRIGSAWLLVFCRSGGAMGKGTERGSHMLDKVRVQRFKSVVDAELTLGNVTVLVGPNNAGKSSLLQAIQFAVSVAQSLELTGARGWIRAEGTRPGSLATQQLIYTPLRDVDALAHGGALRTNSNEISVTFETDDLGSAEVTVKKGKNKNIQVNISGQTLGARLERLTEPFSVVAPGLAGIPAVEAFQSSGVVQRAAARGDANSVFRNVLLQLSKNPTAWGNFERSLAEIFPDVKIEVAFDDASDEYISAWATREHGPRLPIESSGTGVLQAIQVLAYVGLYEPRLLILDEPDAHLHPDNQRKLARLLVSLAAERTFQVLISTHSRHMLDELGQHNSIVQWMSAGEFRDGDFDRVAALLELGALDAGDRLRNGDTSTVLITEDSDTEYLRALALSSGLAEGEFDIWSYSGSSQTQAAATLARFIAEHAPGTRVVIHRDRDYLDDDQVADFEAAVLAAGAAPFVTVGTDVESHFLAPEHLGLVFSELTPENIADMLQRATEVTKQHSLETMITQRNAVDSRRRSREGKPPNPGAVATACNKAFDDDPERHRHGKKTLGEFRRLAQEEFKINNRSVAIPSESLRVQVLEPPAE from the coding sequence ATGAGCGAACTGGGCGGTCTCGACGTGCTGGGGACGCTATCTCTGATCCATCGTCGGCTGGACGGAGCGATCTCGCGGAACGGCGAGCTAGCCTGGACATGGCGAGACCCCTTCGATCGACCTGACACACGCATCGGCAGCGCGTGGCTGCTTGTGTTCTGCCGTTCGGGCGGCGCCATGGGGAAGGGTACCGAGAGAGGGAGTCACATGCTGGATAAGGTGCGGGTGCAGCGATTCAAGTCGGTTGTTGACGCCGAACTCACACTCGGCAACGTCACGGTGCTCGTCGGCCCCAACAACGCCGGCAAGAGCAGCTTGCTCCAGGCGATTCAGTTCGCCGTATCGGTCGCTCAGAGCCTCGAACTGACAGGAGCGCGCGGCTGGATTCGCGCGGAGGGTACGCGGCCAGGTTCACTTGCCACCCAACAGCTCATCTACACGCCGCTGCGCGACGTTGACGCGCTAGCGCACGGGGGCGCTCTCCGAACAAACAGCAATGAAATATCGGTGACTTTCGAGACCGATGATTTGGGCTCAGCTGAAGTCACGGTGAAGAAGGGTAAGAACAAGAACATCCAGGTCAACATCTCCGGTCAGACACTCGGCGCGCGGCTAGAGCGTCTGACCGAACCGTTCTCCGTCGTCGCGCCCGGGCTCGCCGGAATTCCCGCCGTCGAGGCGTTTCAATCGAGCGGCGTCGTGCAACGGGCGGCAGCTCGGGGTGACGCGAACTCCGTGTTCCGCAATGTTTTACTGCAACTCTCGAAGAATCCAACGGCATGGGGGAACTTCGAAAGGTCGTTAGCTGAAATATTCCCTGACGTGAAGATTGAGGTGGCGTTCGACGACGCTTCTGACGAATACATCTCGGCCTGGGCGACTCGCGAGCATGGCCCGCGTCTTCCCATCGAGTCCTCGGGGACTGGGGTCCTGCAGGCAATCCAGGTGCTTGCATACGTCGGACTCTACGAGCCGAGACTGCTGATTCTCGACGAGCCCGATGCGCACTTGCACCCCGACAATCAGCGTAAGCTCGCTCGGCTCCTCGTTTCCTTGGCTGCTGAGAGGACCTTCCAGGTGCTGATCTCCACACACTCTCGACACATGCTGGACGAACTCGGACAACACAACTCGATCGTCCAGTGGATGAGCGCCGGTGAATTTCGTGACGGTGACTTTGATCGGGTGGCTGCCCTACTAGAACTTGGTGCCCTGGACGCTGGCGACCGGCTCAGGAACGGAGACACCTCGACCGTTCTGATCACAGAGGATAGCGATACTGAATACCTGAGGGCATTGGCCTTGTCATCTGGACTTGCCGAAGGCGAATTTGATATCTGGTCTTACTCTGGTTCGAGCCAGACTCAGGCTGCTGCTACGCTCGCCCGTTTCATCGCAGAGCACGCTCCTGGCACTCGGGTCGTTATCCACCGCGACCGCGACTACCTCGACGATGATCAAGTCGCTGATTTTGAGGCTGCTGTCTTAGCCGCAGGAGCCGCTCCGTTTGTGACCGTGGGAACGGATGTGGAAAGCCACTTTCTAGCACCGGAGCACCTAGGACTAGTCTTTAGTGAACTGACTCCTGAGAACATTGCCGACATGCTTCAGCGAGCAACCGAAGTTACTAAACAGCACTCACTAGAGACGATGATCACGCAGCGCAATGCCGTAGATTCGCGCCGCCGCTCGCGCGAAGGAAAACCACCGAATCCTGGCGCCGTCGCCACTGCATGCAATAAAGCGTTCGATGACGATCCTGAGCGACACCGACATGGAAAGAAAACGCTGGGAGAGTTTCGGCGTCTCGCTCAAGAAGAGTTCAAGATCAACAATCGTTCCGTTGCCATACCCTCCGAATCCTTGAGAGTCCAGGTGCTGGAACCTCCGGCGGAATGA
- a CDS encoding MBL fold metallo-hydrolase, translating to MNKWVGRTQRRQCEELVHGASWVGGSRDQRGPHRRHHGSRSTLYETAPDAAIANGDEYAVAGVQLRAVHTPGHSPGSTCFVAPSLNAVFTGDTLFQGGPGATGGSYSDFPTIIESIRTHLLTLPEETVVYTGHGDTTTIGAEKPHLEEWIARGH from the coding sequence TTGAACAAATGGGTTGGTCGAACGCAACGCAGGCAATGTGAGGAACTGGTCCATGGCGCTTCTTGGGTCGGGGGGAGCCGGGACCAAAGGGGACCACATCGTCGGCACCACGGATCCCGCTCGACACTCTACGAGACGGCACCGGACGCCGCGATCGCAAATGGCGACGAGTATGCCGTAGCAGGCGTCCAGCTGCGCGCAGTGCACACACCTGGGCACTCACCAGGGTCGACGTGCTTCGTCGCGCCCTCTCTGAACGCCGTGTTCACGGGTGACACCCTGTTCCAAGGCGGGCCCGGCGCGACGGGGGGCTCATACAGCGACTTCCCGACGATCATCGAGTCGATCCGGACGCACCTCCTGACGTTGCCGGAAGAGACGGTCGTCTACACGGGTCACGGCGACACGACAACGATCGGCGCTGAGAAGCCACACCTGGAGGAATGGATCGCGCGCGGCCATTGA